One Brassica napus cultivar Da-Ae chromosome C2, Da-Ae, whole genome shotgun sequence DNA window includes the following coding sequences:
- the LOC106382247 gene encoding uncharacterized protein LOC106382247 → MLSFRIPSIRTQPTAFAAKITETTKTVAQLKSAATPTPHSTVTCGYQAHVAGFFRNITVLWSKNLMNHSLTVMVSSLDNDMNYCCKIDLVKPWQFWSKRGSKSFDVEGNFVEVFWDLRAAKLSGNGSPEPMSDYYVAIVSDEEVVLLLGDLKHKAYKRTKSRPALVEGFIYFKKESIFGKKTFSTRARFDEQRKEHEVVVESSNGGDDPEMWISVDGIVIMHVKNLQWKFRGNQMVLVDKTHVMVYYDVHDWLFGSSESTASSGLFVFKPVAVGGMVDEYFSDAEEGDSGGGSSPLSRYNSASSGYGTLHDFCLFLYAWKVV, encoded by the coding sequence ATGTTATCTTTTCGAATCCCATCTATCCGAACCCAACCTACGGCGTTTGCAGCTAAAATAACAGAGACCACAAAGACCGTGGCACAACTCAAATCAGCTGCAACACCCACGCCTCATAGCACAGTCACGTGCGGTTACCAAGCTCACGTGGCGGGTTTCTTTCGAAACATAACTGTTTTATGGTCCAAGAATCTCATGAACCATTCCCTCACCGTCATGGTCTCGAGTCTAGACAATGACATGAACTATTGCTGCAAGATAGATCTCGTGAAGCCATGGCAGTTCTGGAGCAAAAGAGGATCAAAGTCATTCGACGTAGAAGGAAACTTTGTGGAAGTCTTTTGGGATCTGAGGGCGGCGAAGTTGTCGGGAAACGGTAGCCCCGAGCCGATGTCAGATTATTACGTGGCAATAGTTTCTGATGAAGAGGTTGTTCTGTTATTGGGAGATTTAAAGCACAAGGCTTACAAGCGGACCAAGTCAAGACCCGCGTTGGTCGAAGGGTTTATATATTTCAAGAAAGAGAGCATATTTGGCAAGAAAACTTTTTCAACTCGAGCAAGATTCGACGAGCAGAGAAAAGAACATGAAGTGGTGGTGGAGAGCTCAAACGGGGGAGACGATCCAGAGATGTGGATAAGCGTGGACGGGATCGTGATCATGCACGTGAAGAATCTGCAGTGGAAGTTTAGGGGGAACCAGATGGTGTTGGTGGACAAAACTCATGTGATGGTGTACTACGATGTGCATGATTGGTTGTTTGGAAGTTCAGAGTCAACGGCCAGTTCAGGATTGTTTGTGTTTAAGCCTGTGGCGGTTGGAGGGATGGTAGATGAATATTTTAGCGATGCGGAAGAAGGAGACAGCGGAGGAGGGAGTAGTCCTTTGAGTCGATACAACTCGGCATCAAGTGGTTATGGGACATTACATgacttttgtttgtttctgtaTGCTTGGAAAGTTGTGTGA